Proteins co-encoded in one Cyprinus carpio isolate SPL01 chromosome B5, ASM1834038v1, whole genome shotgun sequence genomic window:
- the LOC109084719 gene encoding zinc finger protein 703, with translation MSELPPGIAVSSRNQQTLKSRFINNDSSPTCLRPQTDSIASLPYRDPARQEKRLPIRILKMLTAHTSHILHPDYLQPLNSAPVSIELDAKKSPLALLAQTCSQIGKPDPPPSSKLGSLSSSSHGDKDSRSSLKPGEHQNIDDKSSFKPYSKTGSECRKDGAGINSSADKAGFRVPNSGSAAVTCPSLPPHAPSPRVSSPSQQTSGQSHTHRQPQSPISQKPTHLQTSHMDSKSAGSDPGNDSSSGGDRNGKKDSDHSKSGSLDIAQIANSSHARASANSSSASSSSSPQPDSKSDTQPPQQSLGSGHIAPVSPFKPGHSVFPLPSSTMGYHGSIVGAYTGYPSQYVPGLDPAKSSLVGAGMGVPGKHPSSSPLTGASPPSFMQGLCRDPYCLTYHNAPHLGGSNCSSCVHDPSSALKTGFPLMYPTHHLHSLHPSSLSSSATSSLSHPLYTYGFMLANETLPHACNWVSVGGPCDKRFATSEELLAHLRTHTALPGVDGKLLSGYPSSVSSAGSCHLHLPPPSSPGALPSSLSLRGSPGLGLARYHPYGKAHLPGAPSLPMHSLPATAPYYSPYALYGQRLGPASALGYQ, from the exons ATGAGCGAACTGCCTCCTGGAATTGCAGTCAGTTCACGGAACCAGCAGACCCTTAAAAGTCGTTTTATTAACAACGATAGTTCGCCAACCTGTTTAAGACCCCAAACCGACTCGATTGCCTCGCTGCCGTACCGTGATCCCGCGCGTCAGGAGAAAAGGTTGCCTATACGGATTCTCAAAATGTTGACCGCTCACACAAGTCACATACTTCACCCAGATTATCTCCAGCCGCTCAACTCCGCGCCAGTGAGCATCGAG CTGGATGCTAAAAAGAGTCCCCTAGCATTGCTGGCCCAGACCTGCTCACAGATCGGTAAACCAGATCCTCCTCCCTCCTCTAAACTGGGATCCCTCTCCTCCAGCAGCCATGGAGACAAGGACAGCCGCTCCAGCCTGAAGCCTGGAGAGCATCAGAACATAGATGACAAGTCCAGCTTTAAGCCTTACTCTAAAACTGGATCAGAATGCCGGAAGGATGGCGCTGGGATCAACAGCTCAGCAGATAAAGCGGGGTTCAGAGTGCCAAATAGCGGTTCTGCAGCTGTGACATGCCCCTCTTTACCTCCTCATGCCCCCTCTCCACGGGTCAGCTCTCCTTCTCAGCAGACATCAGGACAGTCGCACACACACCGGCAGCCTCAGTCTCCCATATCGCAGAAACCAACGCATCTACAAACCTCCCACATGGACTCCAAATCTGCGGGTTCGGACCCAGGGAACGACAGCAGCAGCGGTGGCGATCGCAATGGGAAAAAAGATTCAGACCACAGTAAATCTGGAAGCCTGGACATTGCACAGATCGCCAACTCCAGTCATGCACGTGCTAGTGCGAACTCCAGCAGTGCCAGCTCCTCCAGCAGTCCTCAACCTGACAGTAAGTCTGACACCCAACCCCCTCAGCAGAGCCTGGGCTCGGGCCACATCGCCCCAGTGTCTCCCTTCAAACCGGGCCACTCTGTGTTTCCCCTCCCATCCTCCACCATGGGCTACCATGGCTCCATTGTCGGGGCCTATACCGGCTATCCTTCTCAATATGTGCCTGGACTGGATCCTGCTAAATCTAGTTTAGTTGGTGCTGGGATGGGTGTTCCAGGAAAGCATCCCAGCTCCAGTCCTCTCACTGGGGCCTCGCCTCCCTCTTTCATGCAGGGTCTGTGCAGGGACCCATACTGCCTCACCTACCACAATGCACCCCATCTCGGGGGCAGCAACTGCTCTTCCTGCGTTCATGATCCATCATCTGCCCTAAAGACTGGCTTCCCTCTTATGTATCCCACCCATCACCTCCACTCCCTCCACCCCAGTTCTCTGTCCTCTAGCGCCACCTCGTCTCTGTCCCATCCTCTGTATACTTACGGTTTCATGCTGGCCAATGAAACGCTCCCTCACGCCTGTAACTGGGTCTCAGTGGGTGGCCCGTGTGACAAACGCTTCGCCACCTCAGAGGAACTCTTGGCCCATTTACGTACGCACACGGCTCTGCCAGGTGTGGATGGGAAGCTGCTCTCTGGCTACCCTTCATCCGTCTCCTCTGCCGGTTCCTGCCACCTCCACCTGCCTCCTCCCAGCAGCCCAGGAGCCCTTCCCAGTTCCCTCTCCCTGCGTGGGTCACCAGGGCTAGGTTTGGCAAGGTATCACCCATACGGAAAGGCACACTTGCCAGGAGCTCCATCCCTTCCTATGCACTCTCTCCCAGCCACAGCGCCCTACTATTCTCCCTATGCTCTATACGGCCAGAGACTAGGCCCTGCTTCAGCTCTTGGGTACCAGTGA